The nucleotide sequence cggagtgatacgtaccggtgctgtccttcaacatagtattatagtcaggagcctcgcggagtgatacgtaccggtgctgtccttcaacatagtatggtcaggagcctcgcggagtgatacgtaccagtgctgtccttcaacatagtattatagtcaggagcttcggggagtgatacgtaccggtgctgtccttcaccatagtattatagtcaggagcctcgcggagtgatacgtaccggtgctgtccttcaacatagtattatggtgtGCTGACGAAACAAGAAGacctgagatctgcgactccgtgtgcgccgatctcaccgatactgtctaaacccaagtgaagcaagctaactagctaactagctaactaacaaactagcttatcatcatcagcccgggtggattaaccaaagaactccaaccgttcaacgttaaactgcgagctgcgtgggagcgttggACGACAGAAGGCGAACACACATccaccaagacagggaggcgacgccgggcgagcttcatcttgagaataagttgaataaagtttgacttatctgactgttttgtttcgcttaatgcgccttatgtgtgaaaataaaaccGTTCACTGATGTTGGGCCTTGTAATCAGGTGCGCTTTATGGTCCGATAAATACGGTACATTTTTCATATTCCATAAAACATATTTGCACATAGTCCTTACCTTATTTTGGGTATAAATGTGGCTAACACAGAACGGTTGTGATCAGTAATTTATGCAAGCTATCCCAAGTTAAAATGGTATAGTGCCTGTCCTCTACAGCGGTACCACTCCTACTAGGTCGAATGGGTAACatcagcaaataaataatatgctGGTCTACGTAACTGCTGTCGAGCCCAGATCACTGCATCCCTTGATGCAAATGACTATCAGTACACTTTGCTATTGACTGAACCATGGAGATGGAATTTGTCAATCACAGAGCCCACACTGTTTAAATAACCAGAAATAAGTCAGAGTTCTCATGGGAATGTTAATTTTAAAAATAGGTGTCACCATACCTACCTCTCTGTGCACATGTGTGATGGCTGTGGCAAGCTCAAGCCCATCAAGCAGGTTGTTGCCATCATAATCATGCATCTTGAAATAGTGTAGCTGAAGCTCCTGGGGTGTCATGTCTTTCTCTGGTTTGTCAATAATTCCCTCTAAATGCCCCATGATGTGGCTGAAAGACAACATCACAGGTGTGTAAAAACTCGAGCTGCTGTTGCTGAAACCTGCACAGGGCATGCTTTGAAAGTTGAGATATCACTTACTCTTTGTCCTGGACCATGTTTTTATCCAGGCGACCGTGACCGTTTCCTGATCGGTGGGCTACACTCTGTAC is from Brachionichthys hirsutus isolate HB-005 chromosome 8, CSIRO-AGI_Bhir_v1, whole genome shotgun sequence and encodes:
- the mcfd2 gene encoding multiple coagulation factor deficiency protein 2, with the translated sequence MSRSGVDCGGLLLLSSLLCVCSQVDPQHLPVVQSVAHRSGNGHGRLDKNMVQDKDHIMGHLEGIIDKPEKDMTPQELQLHYFKMHDYDGNNLLDGLELATAITHVHREERGEDSRPMREEDLISLIDEVLRDDDKNNDGYIDYAEFAKSLA